One genomic window of Salvelinus fontinalis isolate EN_2023a unplaced genomic scaffold, ASM2944872v1 scaffold_1419, whole genome shotgun sequence includes the following:
- the LOC129849287 gene encoding LOW QUALITY PROTEIN: claudin-4-like (The sequence of the model RefSeq protein was modified relative to this genomic sequence to represent the inferred CDS: inserted 1 base in 1 codon; substituted 1 base at 1 genomic stop codon), translated as MMSAGLQMLGAALAIIGWLRRVIICALPMWKATAFNSHQTFTAQVIXEGFWCMGQXAIILIIAGVHAILLGIAGGKCINLVDDERSKAKVSNASGVVFLITALLVLVPVCWSSNTIIQDQDSYNPLSGYHRELGASLYTGWGPNWYFEGPIIMLTSRQMPHG; from the exons ATGATGTCAGCTGGGCTACAGATGCTGGGCGCGGCCCTGGCGATCATCGGCTGGCTGCGACGTGTCATCATCTGTGCTCTGCCCATGTGGAAGGCGACAGCCTTCAACTCACACCAAACATTCACCGCTCAGGTCATCTGAGAGGGTTTCTGGTGCATGGGCC AGGCCATCATCTTAATCATCGCCGGAGTGCACGCCATCTTGTTGGGCATCGCCGGGGGGAAGTGCATCAACTTAGTGGATGACGAGAGGTCCAAGGCCAAGGTATCCAACGCTAGCGGGGTTGTCTTCCTCATCACTGCCCTCCTGGTCTTAGTCCCTGTCTGCTGGTCgtccaacaccatcatccaaGACCAAGACTCCTACAACCCCCTTTCAGGCTACCACAGGGAGCTGGGAGCCTCGCTCTACACCGGCTGGGGCCCCAATTGGTATTTTGAGGGTCCAATCATAATGCTTACATCGAGGCAGATGCCCCATGGATAG